In Balearica regulorum gibbericeps isolate bBalReg1 chromosome 2, bBalReg1.pri, whole genome shotgun sequence, one DNA window encodes the following:
- the VWDE gene encoding von Willebrand factor D and EGF domain-containing protein codes for MLGAAPAARRLWLCAALLGCLAAARPRRRVLECSPGGHQILQSPYRSVDFDSSHLQQSAIQDLICDHSLTPGWYRFMIFDKPAEMPTKCVEMNHCGTQAPVWLSLRESEFMPRPGEIKQLTACATWQFFFSTSKDCCLFRIPVSVRNCGDFFVYLLQPTQGCMGYCAEVVSDAKPETCDPEGMLIQGVCRSKLAPSSSPSVPPPLPAIPEVAAEWIKGSIYLKCTFGVPFANSSVGFVVTWSRLSPEGLKEELKHETAVHRFSLLELDGINVRLGDKVYCSSSAFFMEEPDIQSSSVESKEFFAGIKIHPETRDISEDGKEYRLAIESSIPIPCPEFSQLESDCKISLTLNTVDTGKEQLGLNLALSSCHVDLLQKPCNNGICSQAVIYFTAVTDFMQDGDRNTRIAVEPISSENFLWNGYVPESTQITVKDLPTAYCYSFTDPHIITFDGRLYDNFKTGTFVLYKSTSRDFEVHVRQWDCGSLHYPASCNCGFVAKEGSDIIAFDMCSGQLRESQPHLSVISRDTTGSNVRITESYQGRKVTVLFSSGAFVRADVSEWGMSITLRAPSSDYRHTMGLCGTFDGSAENDYHTASGVEIPNHANVLFSFIKEWRISPGDSLFDKTPASLTSSRKIVFCDCALEDAGLYQSVDKLGTVSKSELPLSCKNSENSRFLSLIPGLDVTAEYLGPVDLVRGLKKRSPAREMDSSTLLQREDNQTKLHKTSPVNTRVSATSVGSTGVKREGTSSSGSRRNSYPYSSHLHKSQSVTSRGKRQNYYEYHPVFLFQSLSQTDLEGYSYFFPEDHATDTDQKFLPSWPTPSGLTESSALLLCQQTITNSSIGRSCGGLLGRRIEDAINMCVKDLLLKDDLSWAEASLALLENECEKRVLEEINYNQQELEESVESLLIALKCPGLCNGNGECTEWGCACFQGYSSYDCSIMSDQAPEITELENAGLCDIRQYDCTSVRAFGHGFRESLNLKCEIIKLQYSDSQWIPGEHLTMPAAFQNARTVDCQLPNDGQQSDVMDLVDDKPIARWQIKISNDGLIYSNSKTMILYDGACQTCEPQESGLCTLKEKTCNIDGLCYGEGDTNPTSPCLLCRPDISKLTWSVVENNQPPVLETFQGMLQTFYGEDFVYQFLASDPEGSAIHFTLDSGPEGASLSPSGLLLWKAVSMNPHKLTFSMTDDCNAKTRVKIEVSVKSCDCLNNGSCVTNINFPPGSGRYLCVCVAGFEGDLCQVNTDDCKLNHCGIGRCVDGINSYYCECPPELQGKNCQDDVDECVSSPCFPGVFCFNTFGSYYCGPCPNNLQGDGKSCYESFEDTNVERRDSTGEVGGNKGFQQSSFEKVLSSASYIPSSTDVPERFISTEMVRSSTPPASTVKTITAWKSLNSQRSASVQPAVTGNIAHALSTISGHLANMEESSSVYAVMTASSGSHGVSSGKKTRAQVEAYSYFETSRKTSPSSRTNISKGLSLPSKVFKGGNAQRVQQLLAKHKASSLPFVLVEVTVPPKMFPEELSEIVIPKAVTCADLPCFPGVPCEPSQDGSIKCGRCPYGYYGDGFTCRARCRQTCGNNMECVAPNICKCKPGYAGYNCQTAVCRPDCKNHGKCIKPNICECPPGYSGSTCEEAHCKPPCQNGGTCLARNLCTCPYGFVGPRCDTMVCNRHCENGGECLTPDICQCKPGWYGPTCSTAVCDPVCLNGGSCTKPDVCLCPHGFFGAQCQNAVCSPPCKNGGHCMRNNVCTCPDGYTGRRCEKSVCEPRCMNGGRCVGPNICSCPSGWRGKRCNTPICLQECKNGGECIGPSTCHCPPQWEGIQCQTPVCNQKCLFGGKCVLPNVCSCRPGYTGVLCGKKIQVQRHHG; via the exons TTCTTGAATGCTCTCCTGGTGGACATCAGATCCTGCAGAGCCCTTACCGAAGTGTTGATTTTGATTCGTCCCACCTCCAGCAATCAGCTATTCAGGATTTAATATGTGACCATTCCCTAACACCAGGATGGTATCGCTTTATGATTTTTGATAAGCCTGCTGAGATGCCGACCAAGTGCGTAGAG ATGAACCACTGTGGTACTCAAGCCCCTGTCTGGTTGTCTCTGAGGGAGTCAGAATTCATGCCTCGACCTGGTGAGATCAAACAGTTAACAGCTTGTGCTACATGGCAGTTTTTCTTCAGCACTTCAAAAGACTGCTGTCTTTTCCGAATCCCTGTCAGTGTGAGGAACTGCGGAGATTTCTTTGTTTACTTACTGCAGCCCACCCAAGGATGCATGGGATATTGTGCAGAAG TTGTTTCAGATGCAAAGCCAGAAACCTGTGATCCTGAGGGAATGCTAATTCAAGGCGTCTGCAGAA GTAAACTGGCTCCTTCATCATCTCCATCTGTGCCACCACCCCTACCAGCCATTCCCGAAGTTGCAGCGGAGTGGATCAAAGGCAGCATTTACCTCAAGTGTACCTTTGGTGTTCCTTTTGCAAACAGCTCAGTTGGATTCGTTGTAACTTGGTCAAGactttctcctgaaggtctcAAAGAAGAACTGAAACATGAGACAGCAGTTCATAGGTTCTCACTTCTGGAACTAGATGGGATAAATGTCAGACTTGGAGACAAg GTCTACTGTagcagttctgcttttttcatgGAGGAGCCAGATATACAAAGCTCTTCTGTTGAGAGCAAGGAGTTTTTTGCTGGCATTAAG ATACATCCAGAAACACGTGATATTTCAGAAGATGGGAAGGAATACAGACTGGCAATAGAAAGCAGCATTCCTATTCCTTGTCCTGAGTTTAGCCAGCTTGAAAGTGACTGCAAAATCTCACTAACTTTAAATACTGTTGATACAG gTAAAGAGCAGTTAGGTTTAAACTTGGCTCTTTCTTCTTGTCATGTGGATCTTCTCCAGAAACCCTGCAACAATGGAATCTGTAGTCAAgctgtaatttatttcactgctgTGACAGACTTTATGCAGGATGGAGACAGAAATACCAGAATTGCAGTTGAACCTATATCCAGTGAGAACTTCCTGTGGAATGGCTATGTTCCAGAAAGCACACAG ATTACAGTGAAGGATTTACCCACTGCCTACTGCTACTCATTTACTGACCCTCATATAATTACATTTGATGGAAG ACTCTatgacaattttaaaacaggaacATTTGTTCTCTATAAGAGTACATCTCGAGATTTTGAAGTTCATGTTCGCCAGTGGGACTGTGGAAGTCTTCACTACCCAGCATCCTGTAACTGTGGCTTTGTTGCCAAAGAAGGAAGTGATATAATTGCATTTGACATGTGCAGTGGTCAGCTACGTGAGTCACAGCCACATTTATCTGTAATAAGCAGAGACACAACAGGAAGCAATGTCAGAATCACTGAATCCTaccaaggaagaaaagtaaCA gttttgttttcttctggagcTTTTGTTCGTGCTGATGTGAGTGAATGGGGAATGAGCATAACACTTAGGGCACCCAGTTCAGATTACAGGCATACGATGGGACTCTGTGGCACCTTTGATGGAAGTGCAGAGAATGATTATCACACTGCCAGTGGAGTGGAAATCCCAAACCACgctaatgttcttttttcttttattaaggAATGGAG AATTTCACCTGGAGATAGCTTGTTTGACAAGACGCCTGCTTCTTTAACATCTTCTAGAAAAATAGTCTTCTGTGACTGCGCACTTGAAGATGCTGGATTATATCAATCAGTGGATAAACTAGGCACAGTTTCTAAATCAGAACTTCCTCTGTCCTgtaaaaacagtgaaaacagtagatttctttctttgatacCAGGACTGGATGTCACTGCTGAGTATCTCGGTCCTGTTGATCTTGTCAGAGGCTTAAAGAAACGTTCGCCTGCACGAGAAATGGATTCATCTACACTTCTGCAGAGGGAGGATAATcaaacaaaacttcacaaaacaTCTCCAGTAAACACACGTGTCTCTGCAACCTCAGTGGGAAGTACTGGTGTAAAAAGAGAAGGAACTTCAAGCTCAGGCAGTAGAAGAAATTCTTACCCTTACAGTAGTCATCTTCACAAAAGTCAATCAGTTACAAGTAGGGGGAAACGCCAAAATTATTATGAATACCATCCAGTGTTTCTGTTCCAAAGTCTTAGCCAAACAGATTTAGAGGGGTATAGttattttttcccagaggaCCATGCCACTGACACAGACCAaaagtttcttccttcttgGCCCACACCTTCTGGCCTCACTGAGTCTAGTGCTTTGTTACTATGCCAGCAGACAATAACTAATTCCAGTATAGGAAGATCTTGTGGTGGCCTCCTTGGCCGGCGAATAGAGGATGCAATCAATATGTGTGTTAAAGATTTGCTGCTGAAAGATGACCTCAGTTGGGCAGAAGCTTCCTTAGCTCTTCTAGAGAACGAATGTGAGAAGAgagttttagaagaaataaattacaacCAACAGGAACTTGAAGAGTCGGTTGAAAGCTTACTTATTGCATTAAAGTGTCCCGGCCTCTGCAATGGTAATGGGGAATGTACAGAATGGGGCTGTGCATGTTTTCAAGGCTACAGCTCATATGACTGCAGCATTATGTCTG ACCAGGCTCCAGAAATTACAGAGCTGGAGAATGCTGGGCTGTGCGATATTCGACAGTATGACTGCACATCAGTCAGAGCTTTTGGACATGGCTTCAGGGAGTCATTGAATCTGAAATGTGAAATTATCAAATTACAG TATAGTGATAGCCAATGGATTCCTGGAGAACATCTAACTATGCCAGCTGCCTTCCAAAATGCTAGGACTGTCGACTGCCAGTTACCAAATGATGGCCAGCAGTCTGATGTCATGGATTTGGTTGATGATAAACCCATTGCCAGGTGGCAAATAAAG ATTTCTAATGATGGATTAATTTATAGCAACTCTAAAACAATGATATTATACGATGGAGCCTGTCAGACATGTGAACCACAGGAATCTGGGCTTTGTACATTAAAG gagaaaacatgcaACATAGATGGACTCTGTTACGGTGAAGGTGACACAAATCCCACCAGCCCTTGCTTACTCTGCAGACCTGACATATCAAAGTTAACTTGGTCAGTTGTTGAaa ACAACCAGCCTCCAGTGCTTGAAACTTTTCAGGGTATGCTACAGACTTTTTATGGAGAAGATTTTGTATATCAGTTTTTGGCTTCAGATCCAGAAGGCTCTGCTATTCATTTCACATTGGATTCTGGTCCAGAAGGTGCCAGTCTTTCCCCATCAGGTCTCCTTTTGTGGAAAGCTGTGTCAATGAATCCccataaattaacattttctatGACAGATGACTGCAATGCAAAGACTAGGGTTAAAATAGAG GTCAGTGTAAAATCATGTGATTGCCTAAATAATGGCTCATGTGTGACAAACATTAATTTCCCACCTGGAAGTGGAAGatatctttgtgtgtgtgtggctggATTTGAAGGTGATCTCTGTCAAGTGAATACTGATGACTGTAAACTTAACCATTGTGGTATTGGCAGATGTGTGGATGGAATAAACAGCTATTACTGTGAATGTCCACCTGAACTTCAAG GTAAAAATTGTCAAGATGATGTAGATGAATGTGTGTCCAGTCCTTGCTTCCCTGGAGTATTTTGCTTCAATACTTTTGGTTCTTACTATTGTGGTCCATGCCCAAATAATCTGCAAGGAGATGGGAAGTCATGTTACG aaagctTTGAAGACACTAATGTTGAAAGAAGGGATTCCACAGGAGAAGTTGGAGGGAATAAAG GTTTTCAACAATCATCCTTTGAGAAGGTTTTAAGCAGCGCAAGCTATATTCCCAGTTCTACAGATGTCCCGGAGAGatttatttctacagaaatgGTCCGCAGCAGCACTCCACCAGCGTCCACAGTAAAAACAATCACTGCTTGGAAGTCACTTAATTCTCAGAGAAGTGCTTCTGTACAACCTGCTGTTACTGGAAACATTGCTCATGCTCTCAGCACTATCAGCGGTCACCTTGCTAACATGGAAGAGAGTTCTTCAGTATATGCTGTGATGACTGCATCTTCAGGGTCCCATGGTGTATCatctgggaagaaaacaaggGCACAAGTTGAGGCCTACAGCTACTTTGAGACCAGCAGGAAGACTTCTCCTAGCAGCAGAACAAATATAAGCAAAGGGCTTTCTTTGCCAAGCAAAGTATTCAAAGGTGGAAATGCTCAGAGAGTTCAGCAGCTATTAGCCAAGCATAAAGCAAGTTCTTTACCTTTTGTCCTTGTTGAAGTCACTGTCCCaccaaaaatgtttcctgaagaACTAAGTGAAATAGTGATTCCTAAAGCAGTAACCTGTGCTGATTTACCCTGTTTTCCTGGTGTACCTTGTGAGCCAAGTCAGGATGGAAGTATCAAGTGCGGTCGTTGTCCTTATGGTTATTATGGAGATGGCTTCACTTGCAGAG CAAGATGTAGACAAACATGTGGCAACAATATGGAGTGTGTGGCACCCAATATTTGCAAATGCAAGCCTGGTTATGCTGGTTATAATTGTCAGACCG CTGTATGCAGACCTGATTGCAAAAACCATGGGAAGTGCATTAAGCCCAATATCTGTGAATGTCCACCAGGATACAGTGGCTCCACTTGTGAGGAAG CACATTGTAAACCACCCTGTCAAAATGGAGGCACATGCTTGGCCAGAAATCTCTGCACCTGCCCATATGGTTTTGTGGGACCAAGATGTGATACAA TGGTTTGCAACAGACACTGTGAAAATGGTGGTGAATGTCTCACTCCAGACATCTGCCAGTGTAAACCTGGGTGGTACGGACCTACGTGCAGCACAG CGGTGTGTGACCCTGTGTGTCTCAACGGTGGTTCCTGTACTAAGCCAGATGTTTGCCTCTGTCCACATGGATTCTTTGGTGCCCAGTGTCagaatg CTGTCTGCAGCCCACCTTGTAAGAATGGTGGTCATTGCATGAGAAACAATGTCTGTACTTGTCCTGATGGGTACACAGGCAGAAGATGTGAAAAAA GTGTCTGTGAGCCAAGGTGCATGAATGGAGGAAGGTGCGTAGGCCCAAACATTTGCTCTTGTCCTTcaggatggagaggaaaaagatgtAATACTC CAATCTGTCTTCAGGAATGTAAGAACGGTGGGGAGTGTATTGGACCCAGTACGTGTCATTGTCCTCCACAGTGGGAAGGAATCCAGTGTCAAACAC CTGTGTGCAACCAGAAGTGTCTGTTTGGAGGCAAGTGTGTATTGCCTAACGTATGCTCTTGTCGTCCTGGTTATACTGGAGTCCTCTGTGGGAAGAAAATTCAG GTACAAAGGCATCATGGTTGA